A region of bacterium DNA encodes the following proteins:
- a CDS encoding cysteine desulfurase-like protein codes for MNPFIASRAQFPALQLRDAAGRPAIYFDGPGGTQVPQSVITAMAGHIIHNYSNTHGAFATSRGTDETIHAARTALADFLNARSPDNIAFGANMTSLTFHLSRSLGRALQPGDEVILTRLDHDANVAPWLALAEQGVTIKFLDFHPEDCTLAEEQLEALLSPRTKLVAVGYASNAVGTINDVARIISRAHAAGALVYVDAVHFAPHGPIDVQALDCDFLVCSAYKFFGPHVGVLYGKHEVMDRLPAYKVRPQEPTPPYKFETGTLNHEGLAGTVAAIDYLAQLGRQTGASAEETRWQGRRRDLKAAMRAVQAYEHRLAQKLIAGLQTIPGVRVFGITDPGRYSQRTPTVALRMEKHTPREVAERLGEENIYVWDGDFYAVEVIKRLGYADKGGVVRIGLVHYNTEEEIDRLLAVLQTLV; via the coding sequence ATGAATCCTTTCATTGCCAGCCGCGCGCAATTTCCCGCGCTGCAATTGCGGGACGCCGCCGGCCGGCCCGCGATTTACTTCGACGGCCCGGGCGGCACCCAGGTACCGCAGTCCGTCATCACTGCGATGGCCGGGCACATCATTCACAATTACTCCAATACCCACGGCGCGTTCGCCACCAGCCGCGGCACGGACGAGACGATTCACGCGGCGCGCACCGCGCTGGCTGATTTTCTCAACGCGCGCTCGCCCGACAACATTGCCTTCGGCGCGAACATGACTTCGCTCACCTTTCACCTCAGCCGCAGCCTGGGCCGCGCGCTCCAGCCCGGCGACGAAGTCATTCTTACCCGCCTGGATCATGATGCCAACGTTGCGCCCTGGCTGGCGCTGGCAGAACAAGGCGTGACGATCAAGTTTCTCGATTTCCATCCCGAAGACTGCACGCTCGCCGAGGAGCAGCTCGAAGCGCTGCTTTCACCGCGCACCAAACTGGTCGCCGTGGGCTATGCCTCGAACGCAGTGGGCACCATCAATGATGTCGCCCGCATCATCTCCCGGGCGCATGCCGCCGGCGCACTGGTTTATGTCGATGCCGTGCACTTTGCGCCACACGGCCCGATTGACGTGCAGGCTCTTGACTGCGATTTCCTCGTGTGCTCAGCCTACAAATTTTTCGGGCCGCATGTCGGCGTGCTCTATGGGAAACATGAGGTGATGGACCGGCTGCCGGCCTACAAAGTCCGCCCGCAGGAACCAACTCCGCCATACAAATTCGAAACCGGGACACTGAATCACGAAGGCTTGGCGGGAACCGTGGCGGCAATCGACTATCTGGCGCAACTCGGGCGGCAGACCGGCGCCTCAGCGGAGGAGACACGCTGGCAGGGTAGAAGGCGTGATTTGAAAGCGGCGATGAGGGCGGTGCAGGCATACGAACACCGCCTCGCGCAGAAGCTCATTGCCGGCTTGCAGACGATTCCCGGCGTGCGTGTGTTCGGGATCACCGATCCCGGCCGTTATTCCCAACGCACGCCCACGGTCGCACTGCGCATGGAGAAACACACACCGCGAGAAGTTGCCGAACGCCTGGGCGAAGAGAACATCTATGTGTGGGACGGCGATTTCTATGCGGTCGAAGTGATCAAGCGCTTGGGCTATGCAGACAAAGGCGGCGTCGTGCGCATCGGTCTGGTGCACTACAACACCGAAGAGGAGATTGATCGCCTGTTGGCCGTCCTGCAAACGTTGGTGTGA
- a CDS encoding aminotransferase class V-fold PLP-dependent enzyme — MQSHVTNLELPAEVMQAMGEACVRTVVQHIVDLPHSPRANLANAAAIAHSLREPPPETGTAFAELLPFLMEKIIPVSINAAHPTYMGYIPGGGLYPSALADLLSAATNRFVGAWFGAPAAARLETNVLEWFAQWMGYPATARGILTSGGSLAGFSAIVTARHHLLGDEIGDGVIYASTQTHHSLVKSAMLAGLRERNLRLLEADRRFRAVPERFEDAIKADRAAGLKPFLLIGNAGTTNTGAVDPLADLAQLCRKHSLWYHIDGAYGGFFNLCEEGRRKLRGLEQSDSLVLDPHKGLFVPYGCGSLLVKEGELLRRAHMLTAEYMQDQFTPPGEVNFTDHSPELSRSFRGLKVWLPLKLFGVQAFRENLAEKLRLARWLYQRFLEAPGFECLAEPDLSVVAFRYRPRRGQVDDFNRRLLQYINNSGRLFLSSTLLNGEFVIRACVLSFRTHQVEVEEAFEVIATAAKELESETSS; from the coding sequence ATGCAGTCCCACGTCACCAATCTGGAGTTGCCGGCGGAGGTGATGCAGGCGATGGGCGAGGCCTGTGTGCGGACCGTGGTGCAACACATTGTTGATCTGCCTCACTCACCGCGCGCCAATCTCGCCAATGCCGCGGCAATCGCGCACTCTCTGCGTGAGCCGCCGCCTGAAACCGGCACGGCTTTCGCGGAGTTGTTACCCTTCTTGATGGAAAAAATCATTCCGGTCTCCATCAATGCGGCGCATCCCACCTACATGGGCTACATTCCCGGCGGCGGCCTTTATCCCTCAGCGTTGGCGGATCTACTGTCAGCGGCCACCAATCGCTTTGTCGGCGCCTGGTTCGGCGCGCCCGCGGCCGCCCGGCTCGAGACCAATGTGCTGGAGTGGTTCGCGCAGTGGATGGGTTATCCTGCCACCGCCCGCGGCATTCTCACCAGCGGCGGTTCGCTGGCAGGCTTCAGCGCCATCGTCACCGCGCGCCATCATTTGCTCGGCGACGAGATCGGTGACGGTGTCATCTATGCTTCGACCCAAACGCATCATTCGCTCGTGAAAAGCGCGATGCTGGCGGGCCTGCGCGAGCGCAATCTGCGGCTGCTCGAGGCGGACCGGCGGTTTCGCGCCGTGCCCGAGCGTTTTGAAGATGCCATCAAAGCCGATCGCGCCGCCGGGCTGAAGCCGTTTCTGCTCATTGGCAACGCCGGCACGACCAACACCGGCGCGGTCGATCCGCTCGCAGATCTCGCCCAACTCTGCCGCAAACACTCCCTGTGGTATCACATCGATGGCGCGTACGGCGGCTTTTTCAATTTGTGTGAAGAGGGCCGGCGCAAGCTTCGGGGCCTCGAGCAGTCGGATTCGCTCGTACTCGATCCGCACAAAGGCCTGTTTGTGCCCTACGGCTGCGGCAGCTTGCTGGTGAAGGAAGGCGAATTGCTGCGGCGCGCTCACATGCTCACCGCGGAATACATGCAGGATCAATTCACGCCGCCGGGAGAAGTCAATTTCACCGATCATTCGCCGGAGCTGTCGCGTTCGTTTCGCGGCTTGAAGGTGTGGCTGCCGCTGAAGCTGTTTGGCGTGCAAGCGTTCCGTGAAAACCTCGCGGAAAAGCTGCGCCTGGCACGCTGGCTCTATCAACGCTTTTTGGAAGCGCCCGGCTTCGAATGCCTAGCCGAGCCTGATCTCTCGGTGGTGGCGTTCCGCTATCGCCCACGGCGCGGTCAGGTCGATGACTTCAACCGCCGGCTGCTGCAATATATCAACAACAGCGGCAGGCTTTTTCTCTCCAGCACGCTGCTCAACGGCGAGTTCGTGATTCGCGCCTGTGTGCTCAGCTTTCGCACGCATCAGGTCGAGGTGGAGGAGGCGTTCGAGGTGATTGCCACGGCGGCAAAGGAATTGGAAAGTGAAACCTCCAGCTAG
- a CDS encoding glycosyltransferase has protein sequence MNGAGLRVLIVSEFYPHPAQPHEGVFVREQLAHLLGCQTAGVIAPAVWYPPLPRYRNLRRVQPAGGRHDEAGRLVLRLRVPYVPLVAERCAPAEFQRRAAAAIRQHHLQFDLIHAHWAYRSGWVASRLAREFGRPLVLTTQGSDLNVWRHAPRKRPQILAALHAADAIIALNDHMRADILAEGLAPAKVFVIPQGVDCHAFQPTPDASRTLRPPQFASAFVLLCVANHHHVKGIDVLLRALAQTSGDLMLVLVGAGPETRALRSLAHALGLRARIFFAGAQPPETIPHWINAAEAVVIPSRSEGGPAVLLQALACGKPVVATATGMAPAVLTDERSGLLTPVEDEKSLARALERAREQQWDSGHLRQQALPYRWEEIGRRIVAVYRHVLRRE, from the coding sequence ATGAATGGCGCCGGCCTGCGCGTCTTGATCGTGTCGGAATTCTATCCCCATCCGGCGCAACCGCACGAGGGTGTCTTCGTTCGCGAACAACTTGCGCATTTGCTCGGCTGTCAGACTGCGGGAGTGATCGCGCCCGCGGTCTGGTATCCACCGCTGCCGCGCTATCGGAACCTGCGCAGAGTACAGCCTGCCGGCGGCAGACACGACGAAGCCGGCCGGCTGGTTTTGCGTTTGCGCGTGCCTTATGTGCCGCTGGTCGCGGAGCGCTGCGCCCCGGCAGAATTCCAGCGGCGCGCCGCGGCGGCAATCCGGCAGCATCATCTGCAATTCGATTTGATTCACGCGCACTGGGCCTATCGCAGCGGCTGGGTGGCAAGCAGACTGGCGCGGGAATTCGGCCGGCCGTTGGTGTTGACCACGCAAGGCTCGGACCTCAATGTCTGGCGTCACGCGCCCCGCAAGCGGCCGCAGATTCTCGCCGCGCTGCATGCCGCTGACGCCATCATTGCGCTGAATGATCACATGCGCGCAGACATTCTGGCAGAAGGCCTCGCGCCCGCGAAAGTGTTTGTCATCCCGCAGGGCGTTGATTGCCACGCCTTCCAGCCAACTCCCGATGCGTCGCGCACGCTGCGACCGCCGCAGTTCGCCTCCGCGTTCGTGCTGCTCTGCGTTGCCAACCATCATCACGTGAAAGGCATTGATGTGCTGTTGCGCGCGCTGGCGCAAACGAGCGGAGACCTGATGCTTGTGTTGGTGGGCGCCGGTCCCGAAACCCGAGCCTTGCGATCGCTGGCACACGCGCTGGGTTTGCGTGCGCGGATTTTCTTTGCGGGCGCGCAACCTCCGGAGACGATCCCGCATTGGATCAACGCCGCCGAGGCCGTGGTGATTCCCAGCCGCAGCGAAGGTGGGCCGGCGGTCTTGCTGCAGGCACTGGCGTGCGGCAAGCCGGTGGTGGCAACGGCGACCGGCATGGCGCCTGCTGTCCTCACCGATGAACGAAGCGGTTTGCTGACGCCGGTTGAAGATGAGAAATCTCTGGCGCGGGCATTGGAACGTGCCCGCGAGCAGCAATGGGACTCCGGCCATCTCCGGCAGCAAGCTTTGCCGTACCGTTGGGAGGAAATCGGGCGGCGCATCGTTGCAGTCTACCGTCACGTTTTGCGGAGGGAATAA